A genomic segment from Glycine max cultivar Williams 82 chromosome 1, Glycine_max_v4.0, whole genome shotgun sequence encodes:
- the CYP31 gene encoding peptidyl-prolyl cis-trans isomerase CYP31, with product MGRRNNEPNSILSHRLILPLVCFASCGLVYAFLSAVLTNSRNRVSEFGRLVEDGVAAENDRGCCRGIENLELWGAAVKWGSEFKFNSSEGCCNACKSMCSGKDGPCLCDTWVFCGDRKACGSKFGECWLKKQKDSLAPERQEGTPPGEVIGWTSGLIFGKGEGIIGLETEYGTLHIKLLPDCAPHSVAYILELLALHHCAGCRFYRAESRGQSWDSEGNHIENAAFGPPYALIQGTLEAQGTAFNKLPVEDCPTLKRGSVAWIGSGPEFFISLADHSEWKNEYTVFGSVLPEDMHFAEKITTLPTIPDVWNNVNVTVLEKPVPLLLRRIQKSHLDEM from the exons ATGGGTCGGAGGAACAATGAACCAAACTCCATTCTCTCACACCGTTTGATCCTTCCCTTGGTGTGTTTCGCTTCGTGCGGTTTGGTCTACGCGTTCCTCTCTGCGGTGCTCACAAACAGCAGAAACAGAGTTTCAGAGTTTGGGAGGCTAGTTGAAGATGGTGTGGCGGCGGAGAATGATAGAGGGTGCTGTAGGGGGATTGAAAATTTGGAGCTTTGGGGTGCAGCAGTGAAGTGGGGTTCTGAGTTTAAATTCAACAGTTCTGAAGGGTGTTGCAACGCCTGCAAATCCATGTGTTCTGGGAAAGATGGGCCTTGTCTTTGTGATACTTGGGTCTTTTGTGGGGATCGCAAGGCCTGTGGATCCAAGTTTGGTGAG TGTTGGTTGAAGAAACAGAAGGACAGCTTAGCACCTGAACGGCAAGAAGGAACGCCTCCGGGGGAAGTGATTGGTTGGACTTCTGGTCTTATCTTTGGGAAAGGAGAG GGTATTATTGGACTGGAAACTGAATATGGAACTCTTCATATTAAA CTTTTACCTGACTGTGCCCCACACTCTGTTGCCTACATTCTAGAATTGTTAGCTTTGCATCATTGTGCTGGCTGCCGATTTTACCGTGCAGAGAGTCGAGGCCAATCATGGGATTCAGAAGGAAACCATATAGAAAAT GCTGCTTTTGGTCCCCCTTATGCATTAATTCAAGGGACACTGGAAGCACAAGGCACAGCATTCAATAAACTTCCGGTGGAAGATTGTCCAACCCTTAAAAGGGGTTCAGTTGCTTGGATTGGTTCTGGCCCTGAGTTCTTCATTAGCCTAGCTGATCATTCTGAGTGGAAAAATGAATACACTGTCTTTGGTTCTGTTCTTCCAGAAGACATGCATTTTGCTGAGAAAATTACTACACTCCCTACAATACCTGATGTGTGGAACAATGTTAACGTGACTGTTTTGGAAAAACCTGTTCCCTTGTTGCTTCGAAGAATCCAGAAAAGTCACCTAGATGAAATGTGA